DNA sequence from the Oncorhynchus clarkii lewisi isolate Uvic-CL-2024 chromosome 9, UVic_Ocla_1.0, whole genome shotgun sequence genome:
CCAGCCGGGAGGCCCGTGCCTTCAGGAGCTGGTTCCTCACCGCCCGGGGATTCCCAGAGAGACCCCTCCTGGAGCGGGCAGAGGGCCCATCCAGCGTGCTATAGAGGGGACCGCAGGGACAGTCTGCTTGGGGCCAGTCCCCACCAATGTGAGGATGTCCCAGTGTCGCAAACTGACGCCAGTCTGCTGGCTCCTTCCCACGCTGTTTCTTTGATGGACTCTTGGAAAGACCCTGTTTCTCACTGTTATATTCCTCACTGGCCATACTGCTTCTGTGGTTATCCACACATCCTTGCCAGGTGCCTTCCACATGGTCACTCAGTGGACATCTCCTCTTCTCACTGATGTCTGTGTTGAACCCCCTGTTGTATTGTCCTGTGCCAGAGTTCTCAGTGGGCACGGCTAGGTGGTTTGGGCTGCTGGGCGGTTGTCGGTTCACGTGTCTGTATTTCCCTGTGGCAGTGTTCCCAGCGGGCAGGGCTGGGTGGCTGGCCCGTCTCCTGTCTGATAAGTCATGCACAGTTTGGCTGCGGCTGGGAAGGTCCTCAGAAGAGTGCTGGTTCAGCATCAATGCTCTCCTCTGGCAGGGTTCTGTACGGCAGCTGGAGGCAGCAACCCTAGGAGCAAACCCGGTGCCATGCCTGCTCAGCTGGGGGCTCCTGGCTTTGCGGAACTGAATGGAGCTACTACCCATGGTGCACTGGTGGGTCATGGCTGTGTGAACTCCGTCTGCGGCTCTACCAGCCTGGGGGTCACAGGTCAGGGTCTCAGGGATGGACTCCAGGTCCCAGCGAGACTTCGATCTCTGTTCCCGGGGCACGACGCGACTCCGGTAGTTGTGGATCCTCCCATCTATAATCTTCTGGAAGTGGCGGAACTCCCCTGTGCTGACGCTGTGGAAGCCAgagtcactgagctctgacgaAAGGAGGGACTCAGAGGAGGGAGAGCTTCCCCGGCTGGTGtttcctggaggagaggacataggggcctctaccccctcctctgtctctgggtCAGACAGGTCCCCCTGGTGGAGGCTGCCGTCGGTGCAGCCCAGGCCGCTGTCAAGCTCGTGGAGAGGCAGGTAATTCAGAGGCCTGTCCAGCCAGTGGCCCTCATATTCACTCTGACATGGAAGGATGGAAGAAACATTGCTTGTTATACTTGTGAGTGTTTATGACCACGTGTTCAAATAGACAATTGTTTTCTATCTTTTTATTTCTTACAGTACCTGGCTCAGGAAGCTGCTAGGCTCATCATTATCAGTGTTACAGCAGCCAATCAGACAGTTCCTGTTATTGGGCTGGTTAGTCATCATCTCTGGATCCTATAGGTGAACATAAGGAGTGGATACACAAGTCTTAGATATCAATGGGATGTACAAAATCTAGGCTAGACTCATTAacagatgtaggatattaatttgatcaccctgttagAGGAGAATGTATAACTTGTGTATTTGAGGTATAAAAAgacttctgaagtttgtcatttccacttagaAATGGTAGACTTGATTCTTCCTTACAAAAAATGTACCAACCCTAACAAAAAATTTACCAACCCTAACAAAAAATGTACCAACCCTAACAAAAAATGTACCAACCCTAACAAAAAATGTACCAACCCTAACAAAAAATGTACCAACCCCGACAAacatgtccattcattataatccacataatacaTTTCCCATTgcagcaggattattttcctgctgtagcaaaccgGCTCAAATTAATAACTCACATCATCATACTCTATCCTGTTAATGTCCTCCAGATTGTAGGCAACACTGGGGAGGTATCCAGTGGCTGCATAGAGTTCTGGTGGAAGGGTCATGTGATCATAGTAAGGTCTGTGGAGAATGAGGTCATCACATATGAAAACATGGCTGTTTCACACCGTAGGCATTTTAAGCGTAAGTGACTATGTTTACACATTAGACTGGTTCAAGTCAGTGGTTCCATTCAATTCTAACACCGCTTCTGTATACATCTCACGGCTATTCTCTAAATGACATAACCCAGAGCCTCAATCATGGGACATCACTGGTTCAATATAACTGGGTCACTATTCATCTGCCATTATACTTGCATACACAagcaaagaaagagacagagaacaaGTAGAGAGGCCCAAACCAAGCAGCACATACCCAGAAGCGTAGGCACAGAGGCCAGGCCcggccccctccccctccccctccccctcccctaggGCCCTCAGAGCCTCCCAGGATTGCTGCTCCGTCTGGGTGCCGCAGTCAGACACTGGGTACTGGGAGTGATGACGCCTTCTTCCTCGCCGGTGTCTCCCCTCAATCTGCATAGTGATTGGCTGCTCATAGCCGTCCCCCCGGAACTGCAACTTCTCTCGGTGGCTGAGATGGGACGGGTCACGCCCTTTGACCTGGGAGACATATGAACATGCAAGGTCAGATGTAGAGGAAGTGAGGTAGTTGAGTTTTGCTGGTTCATTCATGCCATCTGATATCTTATgtctgttttgtcttttgttaGACACAAGGACATCACAGGACCGGGATGGCACAGTTGatttaatgtacagtatatgtgtgggCCATGTCCCATCGAACAAAAGCACTATGGTGGAAAGAATAATATAGGATCAACACCTCAATAAAGATCATGTTTGGAAGTGGCAGACAGTACTGTAAGCAGACATTAGCTTCTTGTTATTATAATGCGTGAAGTCTCATGGGTCTAGAAATGTAGGCCAGCTGAGCTGGACTGATTCTCGCCATGGATTCTGGGCTGTGCTTTCTGGCTCATCTGAAAAGCTTTGTGCTCAATAAAACCTCAGAGATGCAACTCAGGAAGATATTTTCCACCCCACTGCACtctagggctgtccccgactaaaGAAAATCTGGGTGGACCAGGAGTCATCTGCTCTTTTGACCAATCGATTGTTTGACATTTTAAAACGCACATTTTTCAATATATAGACACATCCTAAGTGTTAAAATCATatcaactatatgcactgagcttgtctgatgctttaagcactgtTTCTCTTTTATGCtctgtttgatgaaataattaagacacacaaagaACTAGAGGGAGTACAACCACAATTGATTTTCCTTCTGCAGGGCCGGGCTCACACTTGATGTGCTGGGTTTTAAAAAATCACAGCCAGTATCTGTGTGACTCGTACCCattgtgtctctctcctccctgctgcagtgaccaccaccgaacatcaacagtgtttatcGCGCTGTCCATGTTGCTGAAGCTGGAACATAATCacagccatttctgactgaaaagttctgttaccGAAATCCTTCACTTCTTATGGAAAgaacattccctattccctcaaccgTTGCTCTCTTTATGTGACACGTGTGCATTGAAAGCAAgtgaccaatagggcctgacctacagcataatcacatcaataaaatGGTTATAACAATCTCAGAACACCGTAACACAtgtgacagcaaaatggatgcaaaggacgtgacaaataaacttgaaaCAGGATTGTTAACTGcttgctcaggaggtaaaggggaagtcagatgtgtggaaTAAATCTTACTAGTTGTGTAAAATACTGGAGatcaacaaataaaataaaaataagaagcAACACTTCTTTATATATATTATGTGTGCCAAACAGGTGCTGTTCGATTACAATATAATTTTCCTGATCGTTTGGAAGAAAGAACAAAACTAAATCAATCATAAATCTATCAGAGAGTCTGTTGTAATGTGTtttgtaaagcctttattacagcaaagactaaaaacaGTCACATTCATTTCTGAATCCAATTTCCCGAAATGGAACGGTTTATTTATTGCTTATGCTAATTATTCAAGGGTCGCATTGtcattttattttaaaacaaaaatgcttgattgcatttcgAATCATGAATGACTTGTAtactgtgtgatgacatgaacaaatgaatgattgattgatacagtagcctatataagtATTGAAATATAGGCCTTACTAAGTTACGGTTTCAAGACTGAACAGGATGCGCTCTTAGGCCTACaatggtggttatacaaggctgtTATATAAGATTACTAATGATAATGACGTTActtattattataatgatgatcataataataatagtaataacaacaataagaaaGAGATCAAGAAAAAGGAAGATTAATGTTATTACTATAAATATAattttggaacagtgtaaacaacacaaAATAAGTTATAAACAATACCAGAGGCTGTTCTAAGGAAAGAAAAAAagtgtaaagcctttattacagcaaagtAAAGATAAAAAATAGCCGAATTTGTGAAATCGTTTATCCAACATGTTGTGATTGgatgaggcttggtgctcacggaatcagtaggctaCTAAACAAACACTCAGGCATCAGAAGTaggatctgtcttatttctgtagatatacagtaccagtcaaaagtttggacacacctactcatttacagtggcttgcgaaagtattcaccccccttggcatttttccagtTTTGTTGCATTATTAGATTTTGGGGGGGCTTGTATCAtttcatttacacaacatgcctaccactttgatgatgcaaaatatttttgattGAAAGCTTGAGCACGCAAAATATTactttttgtttaacacttttttggttactacatgattccatatgtgttatttcacagttgtaatgtattcactattattctacaatgtagaaaattgtaaaaaataaaggaaaacccttgaatgagtaggtgtgtccaaacttttgactggtactgaacatGGATGATTTTTAAAGCTAGGCACATTTAACAGCTAGTatattgattatagacctaaaTAATTGGGGTTTCCTCTCTTCTCACTTTTCTTAGACAataaggcaagggctgttttctcgtctcctcattctgctgttgccattgttctcaacaccaatatgctgtTTAACTGCTATTATTCACaatcagtgcattcggaaagtattcagatcccttcactttttccacattttgttattgtcacgatcgtcgtagtgaggagaccaaagcgcagcgtggtgtgaatacatCATTTTAATGTACATGAAAGAACACGACGAACACTAAACAAACGAACAAAATAATAAGACGAACGTGACCGCTACAGAAActgagtgctaacatgcaacatcacatagacaataacccacgaaacacaatacaaaacaggctacctaaatatggttcccaatcagacaacgacaaacacctgccactgattgagaaccatatcaggccaaaacacatagaaacagactaactagacatgcaatatacaatgcccactcatatcacaccctgaccaaacaaaacatagaaaccaacaacgcaaataatggtcagagtgtgacagtaccccccccacccccccctaaggtgcggactccggcctcaaaacctaaacctatagtgAAGGGTCTGGGTGGTCATCTGGCCGCGGGACGTgaaccccactccaccatagtcatTTCCCTCTTCAAGGGCCTCTTTAGAGTGACGACCCTCGCCTCTGACCTTGGGTCTAAGACCCTAATTaaaggccccactggactgaggagcgccTCTGGACtcaggggcagctccggactgaggggcagctccggactggctggcggctctggcggctcctggtcggctgacggctctggcgggtCCTGGccggctgacggctctggcgggtCCTGGCcagctgacggctctggcgggtCCTGGccggctgacggctctggcgggtCCTGGccggctgacggctctggcggctcctggctggctgacggctctggcgtgtcctggctggctgacggctctggcggctcctggctggctgacggctctgggggctcctggctggctggcggctctggcggctcctggctgactggtggctctggcggctcctggctgactggtggctctggcggctcctggctgactggcggctcctggctgactggcggctcctggctgactggcggctctggcggctcctggctgactggcagctcaggacagacgggagactctggtggctcaggacagacgggagacgctggcggctcaggacagacgggagactctggcggctcaggacagacgggagactctggtggcTCTGGGCAGGAGGTAGGCTCTGGCGGCGCTGGACAggtgggagcacctgtagggatgagacggagagacagcctggtgcggggggttgccaccggagggctggtgcgtggaggtggcaccggatagaccggaccgtgaaggcgtactggagatcttgagagcagggctggcaccatacgccctggctggatcctcaccctagcccAGCAGATGCGGGGATGTAgtgcaccgggctaagcacgcgtactgtggacaccgtgcgctccaccgcataacacggtgcctgaccagtacaacGCCCTCCGCGGTAAGCACGGTTCGGAGAACTGTTACgccgagctggcacaggacgtgcagggctagggaggcgcacaggaggcctggtgcaaagggctcaggtctgactcctgactctgccacactctccctgtgcctccccccaatacatttttggggctgcctctcgggcttccagccgcgctgccgtgctgcctcctcataccggcgcctctctgctttcgctgcctccagctctgctttggggtggcgatattcccctggctgtgcccagggtccttcgcCGTCTAGAAtttcctcccaagtgtaacagttAGCGGTCATGGTATGAAAGTTTGGCTTTGAGTGGTTCTGCACTGAAGttcacaagtgaagggaaaaggttagaggaggagagtgaaAAGGAATTTTACAACTAGctttgaaagtgaactgtgtgcgGGTGATtcggggtgtattcattccgctgaTTCTGTGGCAAAACGTTTCTCAAACGGAACGAagcggggagggacctacctgattttgtccaatagaaactcttgtttcaGTTGAAAAACTGAAtgttttgcaactgtttggactaatgattacacccaagATCAGCTAGATCCAGGCAATAGTGTGCATGGCCGTATTGAATGTGTCGCtttctgtcaccttgattactccaatttgtCTCTTGACATGTGCACCTACATTATAAACGTTCAATTGTAGGCTAAGCtgaagcaacctcatgatgggtttaggacaaatttgagtatcatgtagttgCTTAAACCTATCGAtgatacattgagctgggtgaatggaatataaatgacagtcatccaatatgctgtaatagaaataaagtCATGCACATAAAAAATTTATTGTCCTCaatcatcttaaacggcaccgaccgccactggtatactgtgtgtctgtgcttgcAAACTTGTGAATTTATATGCATGTGTATTGTGCTCAGATTCCAGTTTATAAATTAAGGACAGGCAGCCAGGTTGAGCAGCCATAGCTATTGCTAACAGTAGTTACTCCATTGACAATGGAGACATACACTCTATCAGGTCACCCATGAACACATTCACCCTCTGGTCACCAACGAGCAATCTTCTCTTAATGCACAGTATACAATTATTTTGATGCATTACAATTCACAGTATCTGGACCATGGCTACAAAAATGGCCAGAGGCTGCTTGGGGCAAATAGAGATAGACAGTGTGTTGGTGAATAGTCGGCCTGTCTAGAGGCATCTACATGGCTTCCTGTGAGACCAGAGCAGGTCACCACAGCCACCATCAGTCCCTATTAGCTACTCttcaacacacacagaaactgCAGTAGTGCCTGTTCTTTTCATGGAAATTTTTTGCCAACACCAATACGGTATGCATGCTAAAGACCCTCAGTTATGCAAACACACTCAAACGAACGCACATGAGGTCATACCATAAAATTGTGCGTGACCACACAAACacttacgcacgcacacacacacggtctgcCCCGATCGGGTCTTCAGATTACGTAGCCTGCGTATGCTGACTTTTCTGTGTGAAGGAAGACATGATGGCAACAGTATAGGCTGCTTTGTCTATAAGCACACAAATCCCAGAACAAAGGCACAGGTTGAACGCactcatgcaaacacacacacacacacacacacacacacacacacacacacacacacacacacacacacacacacacacacacacacacacacacacacacacacacacacacacacacacacacacacacagccaccctTACTTACCCCATTCCCATTGTCAACCCACTGTCCCTGTCCAGAGAGCCGACAGCCCATGTCTGTGTCACTCTGGTGGAGGTCTGGCCGATCCACTTACAGCagtggagggggagaaaggaggagggaaggCCAGCTCGAAGGTAAGAGGAAGGTAGACAAGCCAGCTCAGAGGTATGAAGGATGAAACCAGTGCAGCAGTGCATCGATCCAATCTGTGCCAGAGTCCTGGGAAGAGGAAAGGCGGGCagaaatgcccccccccccctcctcaaatGATAGAGAATGTGAGCCTTGTCAGTGCGTGGATTCTGCAGTGCTGGAAAATAGAATGCTGCTGTTACTCGCTTcacttctctctcatcctctctcagaGTCAGCCTCTGAGGCTCCACCCACGAACAGACCCTCTGCTCATGCATATTCAGCATCTGTCAACACCAATGAACCAATCCCAGAgccagaatgagagagggagggaggcctgTGGATGGTATTGGTTCAAAGGATTAGCAGTCaaacattcattcatttattcagtCTTCCCCACAGTGTTTATCACCATTTGTACTTGATGAAAATGAAATGGTCTTTCCCTTTTTAAACCCTCTCCTCCCCAAACGAAGGTACAGTATGTTGGTAATTGCATGGCAGAGATTACTCCCATATCAATGTGATATTTTGCATTATGTTTATATTTGCCATTTTAATGATAGAAGCTAAGAGTGTCAGTAAACAAATACAGTATCTCATTATTATGCTTAAATATTCAAGTAGCTAACCCTTGGCAAGAACTCTTACCAGCTGTGGAATTATTGAATGCTGGGGAATTGGTTTAGTTATGGAACATTGTTGTAGTGGCATAAGGTGTCCAGAAGGAGAGGGAGTTTTGCAAGAAACACTAATGCTGGTTAATGAGCTTTCATTCTAAACTCTAGGGAGAGAAAGGCATAAACACACACCCACCAGCACACATTACTTCACATCACCTACAGCacccagtgtcacaggaaggccaaaaagataatcaaggacaacaaccacccaagccactgcttgttcaccctgctatcatccagaaggcgaggtcagtagaggtgcgtcaaagctgggaccaagagactgaaaaacagcttatatctcaaggccatcagaacgttaaatagccaccactagcacattagaggttgctgcatagacttgaaatcactggccactttaataatggagcacttgtcactttaatcatgtttacatattttgcattactcatctcatatgtatatactgtattatattatattctactgtatcttagtctatgccgctctgacttgaattacatgtgtgtgtattgttgtgtattgttagatattactgcactattggagctagaaacacaagcatttcgctacacccgcaataacatctgctaagcacgtgtatgtgaccgataacatctgctaaacacgtatatgtgaccaataacatctgctatacacgtgtatgtgaccaataacatctgctatacacgtgtatgtgaccgataacatctgctaaacacgtgtatgtgaccgataacatctgctaaacacgtgtatgtgaccgataacaTCTGCTatacacgtgtatgtgaccaataacatctgctatacacgtgtatgtgaccgataacatctgctaaacacgtgtatgtgaccgataacatctgctaaacacgtgtatgtgaccgataacaTCTGCTATacacgtgtatgtgaccgataacatctgctaaacacgtgtatgtgaccaataacatctgctatacacgtgtatgtgaccaataacatttgatttgatgattttgaTTTGATCACCCGTTTTATAGCAATAACACAGCCATACTCACAGAGGAGGAGTCAACCCCCAGCAGAGGCAAACAATCTCCGTGTCTATCTGCAGGGCACAGTTACTGTCATGTCAGTCACTCTGTCAGCATACCAGACAATTTGGCGCTCAAAAGCATGGATTTGCTAttcactttgtgtgtgtgagctgtgtcTTTGGGATCAAGTCCAGGGTTCTGCTTTGCCTGCTAAGAATATCCCCTTCACCAATAATTTCCTCTTCTAGATTTTCAGTCCGTTATTATGAAGGATGACGTGAGTGGAATAGATCAGTTAGAGGTAGCCTAGAAATCCTGAGAACAGAGAGCGCTTCAGAGGAGAGACAATAAAAGGAAAcataaaacgagagagagagagagagagagagagagagagagagagagagagagagagagagagagagagagagagagagagagagagagagagagagagagagagagagcacactagTTCATGTCATCTTCAATCACGTCCCCACGGAGTGCCAGCCTCCCAGCTTCttctcccagtcccagctagccTGCAGGTGGTGTCCTGCTATCCCCTCTCACCATGCCTGACTTTGCCTGTTGTTTTGGTCTCTGGGCTCTCTGCATCCACTacttgtgtctgtctgtattgatATGTCTAGCCATATTTCATATATAAAtgttggcattgtgttgtgcaaTGGCGCAGTCCGTGTTGTACAATTAGCCACTGTAACCCACCgggagtctctctgtctgtctttgaatCTCATTCATTAAAGACTGTGTGCACACACCCATTAATACAGTACAGACATGCACTTTAACAGCTgacagggttggttaactgctGACGTCAGCACTCGGAGAAACCAAAAAAATGTCACATCGAATCATCTAAGGAGGACATGCATTTAACGAGCCCGTGATGTAACGTGACATTTCAATGCCTAGgagagttttaaaaaaaaaatcaagtcTCTTAAAAATCTATCTAAAATACCAGAGCCAGGGAGCGAGAAAGTCCTTCAGTTCTGGGTACCTTATAAGTGGAGCCCGGGCCCCCCTCGATTAATTCTCATTTCTCTGTGAACGCTGTGGAGGCCTGAGTGTCTAAATGCACCTCCAGAAATAGCCTCACAGAGAAGTGGTAAATGAATATTTCAGTTGTGCTGCTGACTGTAAGCCAGGCCAGGCTGAGCCAGATGTGTTTGGATTTTTATATTTTTCTCCCCAGGTGTTAACCTTTTGTTAACAGGGCTTTGCACTTTCCC
Encoded proteins:
- the LOC139417566 gene encoding E3 ubiquitin-protein ligase PDZRN3-like; translated protein: MGPARPVPARRNSSPNRAYRGGRCTGQAPCYAVERTVSTVRVLSPVHYIPASAGLGCSHLSSAARAYLLPRATRPPEPSASQDTPEPSASQEPPEPSAGQDPPEPSAGQDPPEPSAGQDPPEPSAGQDPPEPSADQEPPEPPASPELPLSPELPLSPEALLSPVKGRDPSHLSHREKLQFRGDGYEQPITMQIEGRHRRGRRRHHSQYPVSDCGTQTEQQSWEALRALGEGEGEGEGAGPGLCAYASGPYYDHMTLPPELYAATGYLPSVAYNLEDINRIEYDDDPEMMTNQPNNRNCLIGCCNTDNDEPSSFLSQSEYEGHWLDRPLNYLPLHELDSGLGCTDGSLHQGDLSDPETEEGVEAPMSSPPGNTSRGSSPSSESLLSSELSDSGFHSVSTGEFRHFQKIIDGRIHNYRSRVVPREQRSKSRWDLESIPETLTCDPQAGRAADGVHTAMTHQCTMGSSSIQFRKARSPQLSRHGTGFAPRVAASSCRTEPCQRRALMLNQHSSEDLPSRSQTVHDLSDRRRASHPALPAGNTATGKYRHVNRQPPSSPNHLAVPTENSGTGQYNRGFNTDISEKRRCPLSDHVEGTWQGCVDNHRSSMASEEYNSEKQGLSKSPSKKQRGKEPADWRQFATLGHPHIGGDWPQADCPCGPLYSTLDGPSARSRRGLSGNPRAVRNQLLKARASRLADERSEVTTDEEARGEPWAGRYWNRTERRRHLAWAREQRQRKLNRGAEGAGENGAGGTGVAGGLGGAGGPGGGCSTVLELSHRKQSRLRNHKLLDDWTTVEELLTHGTRVGQGDNILGHSPLLSVTTV